One genomic window of Polyangium aurulentum includes the following:
- a CDS encoding STAS domain-containing protein — protein MDGAAHADRAVVHGEANAYKRFFEMAIDLFAVATMDGYFKLLSPSFERVLEHTYEELLARPFLDFVHPDDQPATVAVVEKVQNGALLVDFQNRYRCKSGVYRWLDWTAKPDADRGLMFCTARDVTEKIRLEQELSASVAQLRTTATALEDNNRQLASQLALIDRQREVIRNLETPIIQVWDRVLTVPMMGVVDSGRAARVMDDLLAAVTRDGARFAILDLTGVEIVDTATAAHLLSLINAVRLLGAEGIITGIRPNVAHTVVSLGLDLSSIIAKSNLREGLAFAIRRMSADEKR, from the coding sequence ATGGATGGGGCTGCTCATGCCGATCGTGCCGTCGTGCACGGCGAGGCAAACGCGTACAAACGCTTCTTCGAGATGGCCATCGACCTTTTCGCCGTGGCCACGATGGATGGCTATTTCAAGCTCTTGAGCCCCTCCTTCGAGCGGGTGCTCGAGCACACGTACGAGGAGCTGCTCGCCCGGCCGTTTTTGGACTTCGTACATCCCGACGACCAGCCCGCGACGGTGGCCGTGGTCGAGAAGGTCCAGAACGGCGCGCTCCTCGTCGATTTCCAGAATCGCTATCGGTGCAAGAGCGGGGTCTATCGGTGGCTCGACTGGACGGCCAAGCCCGACGCCGACAGGGGGCTCATGTTCTGCACGGCCCGCGACGTCACCGAGAAGATACGCCTGGAGCAGGAGCTGAGCGCCTCCGTCGCGCAGCTCCGCACCACCGCGACCGCGCTGGAGGACAACAACCGTCAGCTCGCCAGCCAGCTCGCGCTGATCGACCGGCAGCGGGAGGTCATTCGCAACCTGGAGACGCCCATCATCCAGGTATGGGACCGGGTGCTCACCGTGCCGATGATGGGCGTCGTCGACAGCGGGCGCGCCGCGCGGGTGATGGACGATCTGCTCGCCGCCGTGACGCGCGATGGGGCGCGCTTCGCCATCCTCGACCTCACCGGGGTCGAGATCGTCGACACCGCCACGGCTGCCCACCTGCTCAGCTTGATCAACGCGGTCCGCCTCCTCGGCGCCGAGGGCATCATCACCGGCATTCGCCCGAACGTCGCCCATACCGTCGTGAGCCTCGGCCTCGATCTCTCCAGCATCATCGCAAAGTCGAACCTCCGCGAGGGGCTCGCCTTCGCCA